In Cydia pomonella isolate Wapato2018A chromosome 27, ilCydPomo1, whole genome shotgun sequence, a single genomic region encodes these proteins:
- the LOC133532400 gene encoding titin-like isoform X14, protein MEVEVRLTRTGEEPWGFRLIGGTDFNMPLTVVKVLPDSPADFAGIRNGDTVASIQGKKAATMTHDGAKAAVAAAADSLNIGVMRGLYDLTLDDYDPIDDPLDQDDFDQPSHPTEVFQVQQFGDTPLDSKEPSRSRTGSRGNLDRRSLSEGRCDPYEQRSLTESPYFLNTKPYRPFSTEPSPIPPLEKPIILNPNYHDEFGTFDDGLEPPVDLPKVDEFAGILSEKSRYKLPISKQYDPDGSKLNKTKEITTVTKTVEEKVVTEEIVTKEVKVTSVEERLVKEQKEDAKFMKKMKKDIDMDKIEMTATSIVDESIEKAVTVAGEIKKEIDLELSAISSESKTSSSDMETVVMAPDRKKIIKEVSEMSETVKKTDDYVVKKSDVSVAKEVAKFEKDDRQIIIDERQEFRKQELQETIESGSVRRKSQMYDGDVKMADMKVEKTSVDETIESGSVRRKSEMFDNDVKKTDCKVEKKFIDETIESGSVRSKSEMFDKNVEMKSVDDAKIERRQSKRISDQKDIKAVQSAQHKQTSEFKTEKISTTTESVHKSDESKTKEAKYSTAKLLAEQRAYTIGLQTIPHIRGTVQSNYHYDLLLKTFFIHLTDVMVALSRFILAEPVLSKPLETKPEVKKEVTEVSQVERDVVSNTTVVKDSVIDRKKTEKLETKDLQIREKKEKVEKVADVIKQDHVREVKQHEYTDYVQKIQQESEKREKCILSGAEMAQLSDKKSGELITKMDGVITEFQTKAGLEEEITMQRERRSRSRSKVDEEIVKDAMPQNALSRVDIKSQEITEVKTTSSVLDSKEMKTETKHESIDIKRETKHEASGVSSKNGKNTYISICEAHVYTNKNSIFDEIAEIPETASVESIKETNIALEANEAMITERVAIESQSQMKQEAEAVVESHEISSTKTEEVIVQEKQVSVQETDVQKSFIEIESNKAAIIEKVDINQPIVELHEDIVDKAVSVEIKNQMNIQEIETSEYIDELNVVKEESIEITESHDIKEVQVLEDISVKAKKESIDIEEIKEETIQDVKESIYIIEEDVNVSKEEIVSVKEEAIAVQEVKESESNVNIEDIKVTEQIAVVQGTTEISEKSLEVKDEYAQLKVTKEEITELEENVEIDQEIEVYIKKSVHIAESENQYQSFISGSSIQNAEYVQESCFTARSTEDSSFTSSVVQESTFMARSTEDAKKQLTLDLDSKIKKSDSQSSVKSTISTPTPSTVPPTPLTDEYVFRLQMPLPKLTGPPVPRSPSPQDEDPHIVKKNLVPHIDTEIIEEVVYETPLPTPPEDKSSPPKFTKPGLKGGNIKYTFFKEEIKEIERKSSLLASAIDQTIKSIEEYKEEVGLETNVDNPLVYNGYAKVIDTKVYKDKLDEVNIEKQIVKNTENINKIVENRANSAEDLINRFHLNGMPVNVTVTLENNVANSVTEAIENKMGESVENVCVDGYRPVPFNPEDAPHLERVEIRIPEPIPTVDPGKAFVAENGEIMGTHQGIVDGLEEAVVDEEIAKDLGKPGMTEEKIAAIISGESEMLREAHVMGLTRVLKSHMHRDNDDSSVDFKKIKPIVESLKDSEVLKALNEEFVKTQEEKKKEERKWTKFLQKPARPVPKAKFGYHGWTANDDEVKESPYKVKIVKQPKPKVAPDYKPQDFNTGPLPWEERAVNEPPPPPVEAEPPILIPEEKPVFLEAIDNLPETAVPDLEETGIELPPEKSIEEPAPEAEPEAPKETEVEKVEETKKEEPCNRVVEETSNSESEMENRIAEQLMKNVEGMVDPNAPLEQQLAQMRAQLAALAQLPGVIQQTLELVTRQLCQITQQEAQSHHTVKQEQMAIESSEMIEESNETSETIIEDVTEEKDETQIEEVVENGIKEEVKETKTVVEVKQTKMEEVKKVQMTRSDEEMQKMKREEQEILDEQRRIEKQKKIENWNKIWPWGDVQRGIRKYRVNFMKYEKPPITTDHLKNSEVYKLIHGMEQEPVKRVELLTPVIAEADYRELPSKLEYLKDSEVYKMIHDEEKEPLRGVKMLQYIIAETRYQEKCRSVTPSADMRR, encoded by the exons ATGGAGGTAGAAGTACGGCTCACGAGGACGGGGGAAGAGCCCTGGGGCTTCAGACTCATCGGGGGCACCGATTTCAACATGCCACTCACCGTCGTCAAG GTCCTACCCGACTCACCAGCAGATTTCGCCGGCATTCGCAACGGCGACACCGTCGCTAGCATACAGGGGAAAAAAGCGGCCACCATGACACATGACGGGGCTAAAGCGGCTGTGGCGGCGGCAGCGGACAGCCTCAATATTGGAGTGATGCG CGGTCTCTACGACCTGACGCTCGACGACTACGACCCGATCGACGACCCGTTAGACCAGGACGATTTCGACCAGCCCTCTCATCCGACTGAGGTATTCCAAGTACAGCAATTCGGTGACACCCCCCTCGACTCCAAAGAGCCTAGTCGGTCCCGCACTGGATCCCGGGGTAACCTCGACCGGAGGTCTCTTAGCGAAGGTCGCTGTGATCCGTACGAACAGAGGTCCTTAACTGAATCCCCTTACTTCCTCAACACCAAACCGTATAGACCTTTTTCCACTGAGCCTTCCCCAATCCCTCCTTTAGAGAAGCCTATTATTCTTAATCCTAATTACCATGATGAATTTGGCACATTTGATGATGGCCTTGAGCCACCTGTTGATCTTCCCAAAGTTGATGAATTTGCGGGGATCCTTAGTGAAAAAAGTAGATATAAACTCCCAATTTCAAAACAGTATGATCCTGATGGATCTAAGCTTAATAAAACGAAAGAAATAACGACAGTCACTAAGACCGTAGAAGAGAAGGTAGTAACAGAAGAGATAGTGACTAAGGAAGTGAAAGTTACTTCAGTAGAAGAAAGATTGGTTAAAGAGCAAAAGGAAGATGCCaagtttatgaaaaaaatgaagAAGGATATTGATATGGATAAGATAGAAATGACTGCTACAAGCATTGTTGATGAGAGTATTGAGAAAGCTGTAACCGTAGCTggtgaaattaaaaaagaaattgaTCTTGAACTGAGTGCTATATCCTCAGAATCTAAAACTAGCTCATCTGACATGGAAACTGTGGTCATGGCAcctgatagaaaaaaaattatcaaagaGGTTAGTGAAATGAGTGAAACTGTTAAGAAAACTGATGATTATGTTGTTAAAAAGAGTGATGTTAGTGTTGCTAAAGAGGTTGCCAAATTTGAAAAAGATGACAGACAAATTATCATTGACGAACGTCAAGAATTTCGGAAACAGGAGTTACAAGAAACTATAGAAAGTGGTAGCGTGAGAAGGAAGTCACAAATGTATGATGGAGACGTTAAAATGGCAGATATGAAAGTCGAAAAGACATCTGTAGATGAAACTATAGAAAGTGGTAGTGTGAGAAGAAAGTCAGAAATGTTTGATAACGATGTGAAAAAGACCGATTGTAAAGTAGAAAAGAAATTTATAGATGAGACTATAGAAAGTGGAAGTGTACGaagcaaatctgaaatgtttGATAAAAACGTTGAAATGAAATCTGTGGACGATGCCAAAATTGAGAGAAGGCAGTCTAAAAGAATATCTGAccaaaaagatattaaagcagTGCAATCGGCTCAGCACAAGCAAACATCTGAatttaaaacagaaaaaatCTCTACAACTACCGAGAGCGTACATAAATCAGACGAAAGCAAAACTAAAGAGGCTAAATATAGTACAGCTAAATTGCTAGCAGAACAGAGAGCTTATACTATTGGATTACAAACTATTCCTCATATAAGAGGTACAGTGCAATCAAATTATCATTATGATTTATTGCTCAAAaccttttttatacatttgactgATGTCATGGTTGCTCTGTCCAGGTTTATTTTAGCTGAACCTGTATTGTCTAAGCCTTTAGAAACTAAACCAGAAGTTAAAAAAGAAGTAACTGAAGTTAGTCAAGTTGAAAGGGACGTAGTTTCTAATACGACAGTTGTGAAAGATTCTGTAATAGATCGTAAAAAAACTGAAAAGTTAGAAACCAAAGATTTGCAAATTAGAGAAAAAAAAGAGAAAGTTGAAAAAGTGGCTGACGTAATTAAACAAGATCACGTGAGGGAAGTAAAGCAGCATGAATATACGGATTACGTTCAAAAGATTCAACAAGAAAGTGAAAAAAGGGAGAAATGCATTTTGTCTGGTGCAGAAATGGCACAGTTAAGTGATAAAAAGTCGGGGGAATTGATAACTAAAATGGATGGAGTTATAACTGAATTCCAGACTAAAGCCGGTTTAGAGGAAGAGATTACTATGCAACGAGAAAGGAGGTCTAGAAGTAGAAGCAAAGTAGATGAAGAAATAGTGAAAGATGCCATGCCACAAAATGCACTTTCCAGAGTTGATATAAAATCCCAAGAGATTACTGAAGTAAAGACTACCAGTAGTGTCCTAGATTCAAAGGAGATGAAAACAGAAACAAAACATGAAAGTATAGACATTAAAAGAGAAACCAAACACGAAGCTAGTGGAGTTAGTAGTAAGAATGGTAAAAACACATACATATCTATATGTGAAGCTCATgtttatactaataaaaattcaatttttgatGAAATAGCAGAAATACCTGAAACCGCTTCAGTGGAAAGTATTAAGGAAACAAATATAGCATTAGAAGCTAACGAAGCAATGATTACAGAGCGCGTTGCTATAGAATCTCAATCTCAAATGAAACAAGAAGCAGAAGCTGTAGTCGAATCCCACGAAATTTCCAGCACCAAAACCGAGGAAGTTATTGTCCAAGAAAAACAAGTAAGCGTTCAAGAAACTGATGTCCAGAAATCTTTCATAGAGATTGAGAGTAACAAAGCGGCTATTATTGAAAAAGTAGACATAAATCAGCCAATCGTGGAATTACATGAGGATATTGTCGACAAGGCTGTTAGTGTCGAGattaaaaatcaaatgaatatacaggaaattgagacTTCTGAATATATAGATGAATTAAACGTTGTCAAGGAAGAATCAATAGAAATCACGGAATCACACGATATCAAAGAAGTACAGGTCTTGGAGGATATTTCTGTTAAAGCTAAGAAAGAATCCATCGACATTGAGGAAATTAAAGAGGAAACAATTCAAGATGTAAAAgaaagtatatatataattgaaGAAGACGTAAACGTATCAAAAGAAGAAATTGTTTCAGTAAAGGAAGAAGCGATTGCAGTTCAGGAGGTAAAAGAAAGTGAATCTAATGTGAACATTGAGGATATCAAAGTTACTGAACAAATAGCTGTCGTTCAAGGAACTACCGAAATCAGTGAAAAGAGCCTTGAAGTAAAAGATGAATACGCTCAGTTAAAAGTTACGAAAGAAGAAATAACAGAATTAGAGGAAAACGTTGAAATTGACCAAGAAATTgaagtttatattaaaaaatctgTTCATATTGCTGAATCAGAGAATCAATACCAATCTTTCATTTCAGGAAGTTCTATACAGAATGCAGAATACGTACAAGAATCTTGCTTTACTGCAAGATCTACTGAAGACTCTTCTTTCACTTCCAGCGTTGTCCAAGAATCTACTTTCATGGCCAGGTCTACTGAAGATGCTAAAAAACAGCTTACTCTAGATCTGGATTCAAAGATTAAAAAATCTGACTCACAATCCTCAGTGAAGAGCACTATTAGTACCCCTACTCCATCCACTGTCCCTCCCACTCCACTCACAGATGAGTACGTCTTCCGACTCCAAATGCCCCTCCCCAAGCTAACTGGTCCTCCTGTCCCAAGATCCCCAAGTCCCCAGGATGAGGATCCTCATATTGTTAAAAAGAATTTGGTCCCTCATATAGATACTGAAATTATTGAGGAAGTAGTGTATGAAACTCCGCTTCCAACCCCACCTGAGGATAAATCTTCACCGCCAAAGTTTACTAAACCAGGGTTGAAAGGGggtaatataaaatacacatttttcaaG GAGGAGATAAAAGAAATCGAAAGAAAGTCATCACTACTAGCCTCTGCTATCGACCAAACTATCAAATCAATTGAAGAGTACAAGGAAGAAGTAGGATTAGAAACCAACGTTGATAACCCTCTAGTTTACAACGGTTACGCCAAAGTTATAGACACTAAAGTATACAAAGATAAACTTGACGAAGTAAATATCGAAAAACAAATAGTCAAGAACAcagaaaacataaacaaaattgtAGAAAACAGAGCAAATTCTGCGGAAGATTTAATAAATAGGTTTCATCTTAATGGGATGCCAGTAAATGTGACTGTGACCCTTGAAAATAACGTGGCAAATTCAGTGACTGAagctattgaaaataaaatgggAGAATCAGTAGAAAATGTTTGCGTAGACGGATATAGACCCGTGCCTTTCAATCCCGAAGATGCACCTCATTTGGAGAGAGTGgaaattagaataccg GAGCCGATACCAACGGTAGACCCTGGCAAGGCATTTGTAGCAGAAAATGGCGAGATCATGGGTACACATCAGGGTATTGTAGACGGTTTAGAAGAAGCAGTAGTGGATGAAGAAATAGCCA AAGACCTAGGCAAACCTGGTATGACAGAAGAGAAGATCGCAGCAATAATATCTGGAGAATCAGAGATGCTAAGGGAGGCGCACGTTATGGG GCTGACACGGGTTTTAAAGTCGCATATGCATCGAGACAATGATGATTCCAGCGTCGATTTCAAGAAGATCAAACCTATAGTGGAATCGCTAAAGGATTCTGAAGTTCTCAAAGCTTTGAACGAGGAATTTGTTAAGACTCAAGAAGAGAAGAAGAAGGAAGAAAGAAAGTGGACCAAGTTCTTGCAGAAGCCGGCGCGGCCGGTGCCTAAAGCGAAGTTTGGATACCATGGATGGACGGCTAATGATGATGAAGTTAAAGAG TCGCCTTACAAAGTGAAAATAGTAAAACAGCCTAAACCCAAAGTAGCACCCGATTACAAACCGCAG GACTTCAACACGGGCCCGCTGCCGTGGGAAGAGCGAGCGGTCAACGAGCCACCCCCACCCCCAGTGGAGGCTGAACCCCCCATCTTGATACCTGAGGAGAAGCCAGTGTTTCTTGAGGCTATTGATAACCTACCGGAGACTGCTGTTCCGGATTTGGAGGAGACAG GAATTGAATTACCTCCTGAAAAGTCAATAGAGGAACCAGCACCAGAAGCAGAGCCGGAAGCTCCCAAAGAGACAGAAGttgaaaaagtagaagaaactAAGAAGGAAGAGCCCTGCAATAGAGTTGTAGAGGAGACCAGCAACAGCGAGAGCGAGATGGAGAACAGGATAGCGGAACAGCTGATGAAGAATGTAGAGGGAATGGTTG ATCCCAACGCGCCGCTGGAGCAGCAGCTGGCGCAGATGCGCGCGCAGCTGGCAGCGCTGGCGCAGCTGCCCGGCGTCATCCAACAGACGCTGGAGCTGGTGACCCGCCAGCTTTGCCAAATTACGCAGCAG GAAGCTCAGTCTCACCACACAGTGAAACAAGAACAGATGGCAATTGAATCTTCTGAGATGATTGAAG AATCCAATGAGACCTCCGAAACTATAATCGAAGACGTAACAGAAGAAAAAGACGAGACTCAAATAGAAGAAGTCGTTGAAAATGGAATTAAGGAAGAGGTGAAAGAAACGAAGACAGTGGTAGAGGTCAAGCAAACCAAAATGGAAGAGGTCAAAAAGGTGCAGATGACAAGGAGCGACGAAGAAATGCAGAAGATGAAGAGGGAAGAGCAGGAGATTTTGGACGAGCAGAGAAGAATTGAAAAGCAGAAGAAG ATCGAAAACTGGAACAAAATCTGGCCATGGGGCGACGTTCAGAGGGGTATTAGGAAATATAG GG